The genomic segment TCTCAGGGTAATTAAGAAACTGTGGAActtggtggctaatgcctgtaatcctggcactctgggaagccaaggagggggaCTTCCTTGAGGtcgagagtttgagaccagctgagcaagagcgagaccacctCTCTACTGTAAGTAGATAAATTGGCCacaggcacctatattcccagctactgtggaagctgaggcaggaggatctcttgagcccaggagtttgaggttgctgtgagctatggtgataccacgacactctagcctgggcaattataagttttgtactttttaaagaaaaatctgtattgaacacataaaaataatttcatcataCTATCTGTTCCTGCTCAGGTCTCTCCTTGAGCCCTGGTGACCAAGATTGGGCTCTGAAAACACCATTGCTGTAATTAATGGCGTAAGCACATCTCTCAGCCGCCAAGCCAGCTGCTTTAATCTCCTGATTCATAATTTCTGATACGTGAATAGCCCAATTTTATCAGCCAGCCTGGGTTCACCTTCACCCTTCAGCGAGCCCAGTTTTCTGACCCACGTCCTTAAGATGCACAAGCACTAACTCCTGTACATTCCGCACATCTCTGCTCAGCCACTGAGCCTGTCCTTGTCACTGGTGCGTGTCTGCATCGTAGCACTCGCTGAGCAGTGCTGGTCTCCTCAGGGCCTTGTCTGTCCACCCCACCTAATGTCCTCTGTCTTTCACCTTTGAGTCCTGGGCGTGTAATGTAGTGTAAATCCTTGATAAATATTTCCTGCCTTAATTCCAGACATTGTAGCTGAATTTAACTGTTCTGCCACACTCTCTGGCTCCCTTCTCCAAAGTACagtcagaaaacaaacaaaaaggtgaGGAGTGctttgaaaagcaaaagcaggggcggcgcctgtggctcagcgggtagggcgccagccccatatgccgaaggtggcgggttcaaacccagccccagccaaactacaacaaaaaaatggccaggcgttgtggcaggcacttgtagtcccagctacttgggaggctgagtcaagagaatcgcctaagcccaaggatttggaggttgctgtgagctgtgtgacgccacagcactctaccgagggcgataaggtgaaactctgtctctacaaaaaaaaagaaaaaagaaaagcaaaagcaatcttAGTTAGACTCAGGTGTTTATCACAGCCACGGGCTTCAGGATGTCTTctacaagttaaaaataaaaggcatgaaATAGTTCAAAGTATTAATAATTAGTAATCCAGAAATAACTTAGGTTTGGCCTAGGGAATGGCTCTGAGCCCACCCTCCTGGCTGAGCTCTCCTGGGGCAGCGGGACCATGGGCTGCCTGAACTCTAGGGGCGGGGGGAGGAGAATACACCCTCCACCCTGATCCTGATCCCCTTGCAGGTAACAGCtttcctctaaaaatagcccccacttcctccccagctttattttaaaagcagaggCACACTGTTCTTAATTAAAAAGATGCCCCCACTGTACAAAGGCCTATTGTATTTAAGAAATATGTTTATTCATTGTTTTCCTCAATTGAGGTCTGTTCAAATCCAGTTTATTTTCTAACCCAATAATTTAGGTTTATCTAGATGACTGGAGAGGGAGGAAAAATCAGATGTTTTCACGTTTGTGCATTTTTTTATACAATATGTGGCTTTGGAGATTGGGGAAATCACACCGGCGGTAACGTCACTGTGTTGTATTAGGTGGAAGTGTTTGGTGGGCTACTTTCTCTCTTACAGTCCCCTGGCTGTGTGTGTACAGCTTCATATTTGTTagtgaaagaaagaatacttGTGCCAAGGAAGCATGTcacaaagacaaaacagaaaataagatgaGCTTCTTGTTGTTCAAGTCCCTGTAACATAGCGTCTGAGCACCAGGATCATGAGACTGTGACAGTGCTGTAGACATCCATGGAAACCTCTCTTctgcattgattttgtattttaggaacaaaaggaaaattatgaggATATTCAGCGTGCCACCTACAGAAGAAACGTCAGAGCCCAACTTTTATGACACAATAAGCAAAATTCGTTTAAGACAACAACTGGAGATGTATTCCATTTGTAAGTGTATTCTGTGCTGAACTATACATGGAGGCATGGTTAAAGTAGATTTTCTGGAATCGAGTTCAATTAGCAGAAGGTTATCAGAAGTACTAGGTAATGAAAACTTGGTACCTTTTACAAATCACCCTTTGAGATGCTTCAGTCTTTgttccttttacattttatatcatCTGTTTGTCTTAACCAgttcaaaataggaaaatatttaattgaacatagcagtattattcacaagagccaaaAGGTGCAGTAACCCAAATGTCCTCCAccagtgaatggataaacaaagtgtGGCACCCACAatagaatgttattcagcctCTAAAAAGAAGAACACCCTgatgctcactgcagcctgggagAGCCTTGCGGGCACGAGGCTGAGTGAAATGAGCCTTCACAGCAGGGCACGTTGCCTCACTTCACTCACAGGAGGCAAGTCGGAGACAAGAGGCAGAATGGTGGTTCCCGGGGTTGAGGGCAGAGGGGTGGAGGGAGTTACTGTTAATGGGTCCAGAGCTCAATTTGGGATGATGGCAAGAGTTCTGTGGATGGCGGTGATGGTTACGCACCAGTGGGACTGTGTGTGAGGCCCCGGAACTATATACTGAGAAATGGTCACAgtggtaaatttcatgttatgtatatttgaccacaataaaaaatcctttgcagaatttaaatattgttttaaaaaaaatacaggggcCGAAATTCTATATGGAAAATTAGGcgaattaagttttatttatgcCTACTCAGAAGTTATCCTCTATCAGTAATATTCTGAATAATATAGCAGATACAATTATAAACCCGCTGTACAGTATTCTTCTTTCttgatattttgatgggaatgACACAAAGTTAGTTGGAATCCGTGTTTGTAGGGTGTTCATGACAtagccagaggtcctcaaactttttaaatggggctagttcactatccctcagaccattggagggctggactatagttaaaaaaaaaactatgaacaaatttttatgcacactgcacataccttattttgaagtaaaaaaacaaaataggaacaaatgcaatcacaccccTTCCTGTGGCCCAGGGCCCgcggtttgaggacccctgacataGACTGTGAGTAGCTGTGTGGATCTGCACAGGGAGTCTCAGCATCCTGGGGTTCTTGACATATCTTATCACAACAGAGTCTGGCAGTTGAAGAGGAAATCAcaaacaaaattctttttcttaaagaagacCCCCAAAATCCTTTAGTCACAAACGTGGGTCTACCCAGAATAGCGTAAACAAATAGTATCTCTTTCTTGGCTAGTAAAGACTTAAAAGAAGAGGTTGAGTCAGTTTTAAAGTAGTGTGTGATATTTGCTGTGTTCTCTCTAGTTTCAGATTAAGACAGTTTTTCTTCAacaaacttttctgttttttctttttttattgcagtttggctggggctgtgtttgattctgccaccctccgtatatggggccggcgccctactcattgggCACAGATGCCACCCCAACAGACTTTTCTTAATAGTACAAAAAGACAGAAATGCATATCTGATTTTTCTTATGGTTTATATTGTCCACACTTATGTTCAACTGTAAGTCTCATAGGCTTGTACGTTAAAAAATAGTCAGAATCCGTGTAGTGGGGACAAAAGTGCTATGAAGGTAGAAATGGGGGTAATAAGGAAGGAAATCGCAGAACATTAACTTTAATTGCTTAATGTTTACCttgtattttaaagttataatcctgatacataaataataataaacatatcAAAATGGGAACAGCAATGTCAAGGAACTAGAGGACCATGAAATAGAATAAAtctccaaagaaataaaacagcttAATTCTAAACCAATTCTTTACTGAGAATCGTGGCTTGACTGTGATTTAACAATGTTAGCTGGTGATTACTTtgcaatttcattaattttatcacttcttttcttgttgttgtttttttttcatagcaAGGAAATACGACTGTCAACAGCCACAAAACCAAGGTGATAGTGTGCAACTCTCGTTGGAATGAAGCCTCAGAAAATGAGTGACATAAGGATTATTGTTAAACAATACGGCATCAACCGCCTAATTCTTTCTACTAAATCATGAACAGCATTGTAAAAATCTTTGTTGGCATAAAATAATTTCACCTGTgactttttccagtttttttgtttgtttgttctatttttgtttgttgtgatTGCGTCTCCAAGTCGTCTGTTACTCAAATACAAATGGCTCATGAGGTCTGGGCTCAGGGAGCCTGTAGGGACCAGCAGGTACACCGTAATCagagatggagacttgacctcgTGAAGACCTCTGATTTCCTCGGGATACAGTCATCCAGAAATAAACATTCATCTTGGGAAGCAAGAATCCTGGAGCTTATGCCATTTTGATGAgaacatttttgtaaaattaaaaaataaaaattcagccaCTGGAATAACTTCCTCCTAGAGTCTATCCTGTGATAAATGTACTATCAGTACAGGTGAATTTGTGATACTGCTTCTACTAACAACGCTTTAATTGCATTAATGGC from the Nycticebus coucang isolate mNycCou1 chromosome 24, mNycCou1.pri, whole genome shotgun sequence genome contains:
- the LOC128576512 gene encoding small integral membrane protein 19 isoform X2, yielding MAGGYGMMGDDASIDYTVHEAWNEATNVYLIVILVSFGLFMYAKRNKRKIMRIFSVPPTEETSEPNFYDTISKIRLRQQLEMYSISRKYDCQQPQNQGDSVQLSLE
- the LOC128576512 gene encoding small integral membrane protein 19 isoform X1, whose protein sequence is MAGGYGMMGDDASIDYTVHEAWNEATNVYLIVILVSFGLFMYAKRNKRKIMRIFSVPPTEETSEPNFYDTISKIRLRQQLEMYSIFWLGLCLILPPSVYGAGALLIGHRCHPNRLFLIVQKDRNAYLIFLMVYIVHTYVQLKEIRLSTATKPR